Part of the Xenopus laevis strain J_2021 chromosome 2S, Xenopus_laevis_v10.1, whole genome shotgun sequence genome is shown below.
AAGTATGCAAAAGAACAAAAGTAAATAAGAAAAAGATTAATATCAAACACTTATTAAATGGATCTATGATGATTGCATGTTCTTTACATTAACATGTTCTGTCTTTCCAACAGACATCAGTGTGATAATGTAGATAACATGCGATAAATGTGAATCTTTGCTTGATGGCAATACTTAGAGAAaaggacaccagaaaataacctttttttatatccatcataatattgtctttgcatactatttataattttgccatttaagtattttttgcttttacctgtctgatgccccatgttcctctatgagggggctgccatatttgtgcagcaggagcccATTAGCATCAGAAactctgacagactgagatgggacagtcaggtaggcaaaacagtcaggtttaagaacttcaactaacaattacttacaaaaacagaactatccgtgaaaaaagatcaacatgacctataggtgacttttaatatattcatattttgaaaataagaacatttttagtgtcagtatcactttaaggtggccatacacagggagatccactcgtttggcagaTATATCCCTGAAATGCTCACATTGAGGTgtgcaatatcaggctgatccgttattatcagaatggaggccatacgggcggtcggatcaacAAACAGACGTGGGCGCGATCCAACGCGATTTTTTTTACCCTGcacgattgatatctggccaactttctgacagatatcgatcggggaaagcccatcagagggcccacacatggccaataagctgtcggcagcttttatcggcccgtgtatggaggtCTTTACACCTGTATGCAGCTAGTGGAAAGCAGACTGCATATTTTAAGACTTTTTTGAGTGTATGAAATATGATCAGCATTGGATcacatgtacattcatttttatttatataatttgtccATGTGCTCTGATGTTTGCTGGTAAGACCCAGAACAAAATAGGGAAAAGAATGGGGAATCATAGTTcttctattaaaggggtagtatacaccttgtgcaacatgagtttAATGGAGAGGACTTGTGCGGGACATACTTTTTACCTTTTGTTTGAGCCACAAATAGATTGTTTGTACTAAAAAGGgccaaaacagaatttttttacaCAGTCACTTTCTATTTACTGCTCATGTGAGCAAAATCTAAAGATAACAGTTGTTCATTGAGAAAccactgtataaacaaaccctccTTTCCTACAGTTCAAGTCTTTGTTGTGTATAATGAGTTTTCTTTAAGATACACAAACTCTAGATTAACAGCCACAAAGGGCAAAAGAAAACTTCATTCATAAACTAAGCAGTACGTATGCAATGGATCCAGAAAAATTTGCCACAGTTTTAAAAGGGATAAGACATGccctatatatttaaaaagaacacCATAAATTGGACTTTAATGTAAAAGCTAGTTTTACTtttactcttaaaggaaaactatactccccaaacaaaatagttctctataaaaatatattgcaaaaaacagctcatatgtaaagccctgcttcatgttaataaacccttttcataatatccttttctagtagtatatgccattgggtaatcataaatagaaaattgtcattttaaaaaataagggccgccccctgggatcgtatgattcactgtgcacacaaacaaaccatacttgttaggtcacatgagccaattaacagacagaggtctgttttgcttcaacacttgTTCCTGTTAAGAGTTAGGGTctgggcacacgggcagattcagggagattagtaaccaggcgacaaatctcttcttcgcggcgactaatctcctcaatctgctttccgccagctaaaatgaaaatcgcctgggggcgaatgattttcattttagctggtggaaggcagatcagggagattagtcgccgccaagaagaggagatttgtcgcctggcaactaaaacctcccgaatctgcccgtatgcCCCaacccttagagttgtagtatttctggtcaggtgatccctgaggcagcacacagaccatcacaaaatggtggttcaaggcaagagatgtaaaagggcaatatttatttaaatatattttccagtttgataagattctttaatatgccatttaatatgatataaaactatctgttgcttaaatattcattttgggggtatagttttcactAAGAGTTCctctaccttaaaggaaaactatacccccaaaatgaatacttaagcaacagatagtttatatcaaattgaatgacatattaaagaatcttaccaaactggaatatatatttacataaatattgcccttttacatctcttgccttgaaccaccatttcgtgactctatctgtgctgcctcagagatcacctgaccagaaatactacaacactaactgtaacaggaagaagtgaggaagcaaaagacataactctgtctgttaattggctcatgtgaccttacatgtggtttgtatgtgtgcacagtgaatcttacgatctcagggggtggcccttattttttaaaatggcaattttctatttatgattacccaatggcacatactactaaaaaagtatattattatgaaaatggttcatttacatgaagcagggttttacacatgagctgttttactcagtatcttttaatagagacctacattgtttggggggtatagttttcctttaagagtaaagcttatcatttttgtattttgtaacatgtatggccaactttaaagtgcatgtaaaggcaaaaaaataaaatcccatttttactttaataaaaaaagaaacctatctccactatactttaatttaaaaatgtgtaccgtttttataagaaacctgactgtatgcagtgaaattctcccttcatttactgctgtggataggaattgcccgatggtccctaactgctgagcagggaaacaatcatacttatgtacagcagggggagccccgccttacttcccaaccatgcagaactcaagcagctttgtttatgacgatccctaagcagcccagaccacactgagcatgtgcacagtcttagtcttgcaaagatgtttaacaaagcatatcggggagagagggggggtctctacgtctatggccctGTTAAGGGtcttaattggggggggggggaaggaggtgAGTAGCACAGCCTGAAGGCTAGTTACAGCTAGATTCTGGAAAAATGTGTGCAACCCTAATATGAAGGTTAAAGATCAAGTTACAGAGCAGCCAAAACACCTAAAACAGCAACTaagtattcaccccaaatctcaaccaAACTGACCTTTAAGCTGATCAGTCAACATAGAAAATAGAGGCGTAGGGATGTGtgtgaaaaaaagacatgctctAAAAACCAAGGGTGGAAATAAGCACAAAATGAGAATTCACTAggaaaaaaatgtcttaaaaaaacagttcagtgtaaatataaaaactggttaaatggataggctgtgcaaaataaaaaatatttctaacatagttaaccaaaaatgtgattaataaaggcaggagtgaatggatgtctaacataatttgCCAGAACTCTACTTGctgatttgcagctctctaactcagagttagcgactttaagggggggcacatgggacataactgttcagtgagtttgcgattgatcctcagcattcagcttagattcaaaagcaccaattatgacccatgtgccccccacccTCAAGTTatggattggttactgcctggaaacagtggaaaccaagagagagtggaaaccaagagagctgcaaagtaggaagtagtgttctgttagaactaactatattagacacattttttattttgcacagtctatttccccagtttttatttttatactgaactgttctttcAAAACTACCTTAAATACATGGCCATGTAATATAAGGTGcagtctagtcacctatagcaaattatcagaagcatttactggtcacttgtttagcTGTAAATCATCTTGGTTGCAAATTATTActggggaagtttttttttttttacacatggggAAATGTATACTTTTATGTTTTGAATACCTAATaacagtgaaaatgtatttgtagggatgcaccgaatccactattttggatttggccgaacccccgaatccagtGAAAGATCCAGCCGAACAccaaacccgaatttgcatatactaCATATGTTACAGAAAGTCACGGgattccctccccgtccctaattttgcatatgcaaattaggattcggattggccaggcagaaggatttggctgaatccgaatcctgctgaaaaaggcagaatcccaaactgaatcctggattcggtgcatccatatttatttgcctttgtttttttaataaggcagtatcattttttttaaaaagtgccataaatgtgctaaaaaatgttttaccttaaACCTTGGGTTTAAAACACATGGGGAAGTATCAGAACATGctaaaccaggcatgtccaaagtgtggcccgtTTTCAagtttacactggccctcagcctccatcatgaaattaatatggggccccccagcacagtgcgatcaggaatcccatagcagtaatattaaggcacattagtgaaatgatctggcacgtagagacgcgctgttttctcatacttctttagggctgaaggtgtcaatagacgccctgacgtgccagtacagtaaactaaagtagtatggcgtcactatgtgccagtacgtgtctattgctaacaccttcagcacacaggcagcagtatagaccaagtggcagatcatttcactaatgtgcccaaatattactgctacatgaTTCCTGTAAttttatgttaatggttcaaagaatgtcgggctgaatgttCGGCCcctacacattttcacctcaccaaatctggccctcgttgcaaaaagtttgggcacccctgtgctAAACATATTGGCATTTACAGAGAAATGATTGTATTATCTACTTCAGCCTTGTATAGGAGCTTTTATTCCCTGCATTGGCATATACAGGACTTTGGTCTAAAGAAGTGTGTATTGTAAAGGAAATGCCTTTGGAagaattttcctttaatgttgtGCCCATTATATACCTCCAAAGCCAAGGCTGTCTTGTCGTAGGCATTAGGGACGCGCTTCTGGATAACCCTGGCAAAAATGGGCCCATTCTGAAGGTTAGGCAGCGGAGTGTTGACACTGGGCTGGGCATAGGGCCCTGGCTCCGGCCCACCCAGTGGTTGCGGGTGCGAATTTTCCTGGTTACctccaatcagggctgaccctgctgAAGAGGGAGGCCTGTACTTCTCGACGTAAGGCACAGGTATCATGCCCCGTCTTCCATCGCTGTCCTCCGCATTCCACCACTGTTCCTCGGGCTTCTCGCGAATTCTCAGGATGTCTCCTTTCTTAAATGGAAGATCTTCATCATCATTGCCATTAAAGTCAAAGAGAGCTCGCACGTATTCAACTTCTTCTTGTCTTTGGATTACACCAGATTGCTTAGACTTGGAAATGGGTTCTATTAAAGTGGTAGTGTCTAGGTAATGTATCTTATAAAATTCCAAAAGAGATGGTAATGAGTCAAACTCTTGGTCACCTATTCTGAATCGGGACTGGCTCATTCCTGCtggaagaagggaaaaaaaaaaatcagatcaagaaaacagcacatatttatttttagatgggtaAACTTAATGGcagaaatgaaaaatattaatttggGTCTTTCATTTAACAGATTGCTAAAATAAAGTGGGAAAAACCTGACCCAGACATTGGTCTCCCAATGCAGCTTCCagggtgcccaaaagatagatggggatctaccagtagaccgttagctggtgatcagtagatctcaagacactatcaactaacagcttgtctaaattactCATCCGTTccatgtttttcattcagatatttataacgttaaggttacataagaaatagctgtttaaatataacaatatacattttatcacaagtcaatatttaagtaatattttccatggaacagaatactaatgcttttatggatgtagatcataatgggacatcatcactaaaagtaaatctctcattagtaaagtattggcactcctgaagcaaacacaccagatttagcaggacaacattacatttatattttcattactttaaaatattttaattttttggcgttacagttagtttatttatataaataatagttttgttaacacaatttttttaaccagtgcagggcaagagtaTATAAAACAATTTCTTTTAGTTAATAGccctttaaaattttgatttggtCAGTCATAGTAAAGCAGGTAGATTTAGACACAACATACCGGTACCTATGTACTTTCTATTATAATACCTATGTACTTAACAGACAGTACTGTGATCATttttagggtaatgtcacaccaGGAGATAGGGGGAGATTAAGTcacccggcaactaat
Proteins encoded:
- the crk.S gene encoding adapter molecule crk-like isoform X2, whose amino-acid sequence is MAGNFDSEDRASWYWGKQNRQEAVNLLQGQRHGVFLVRDSTTIPGDYVLSVSENSKVSHYIINSVSNNRQSGTGMSQSRFRIGDQEFDSLPSLLEFYKIHYLDTTTLIEPISKSKQSGVIQRQEEVEYVRALFDFNGNDDEDLPFKKGDILRIREKPEEQWWNAEDSDGRRGMIPVPYVEKYRPPSSAGSALIGGNQENSHPQPLGGPEPGPYAQPSVNTPLPNLQNGPIFARVIQKRVPNAYDKTALALEVGDLVKVTKINVSGQWEGECNGKHGHFPFTHVRLLDQQNPEEDFS
- the crk.S gene encoding adapter molecule crk-like isoform X1, coding for MAGNFDSEDRASWYWGKQNRQEAVNLLQGQRHGVFLVRDSTTIPGDYVLSVSENSKVSHYIINSVSNNRQSGTAGMSQSRFRIGDQEFDSLPSLLEFYKIHYLDTTTLIEPISKSKQSGVIQRQEEVEYVRALFDFNGNDDEDLPFKKGDILRIREKPEEQWWNAEDSDGRRGMIPVPYVEKYRPPSSAGSALIGGNQENSHPQPLGGPEPGPYAQPSVNTPLPNLQNGPIFARVIQKRVPNAYDKTALALEVGDLVKVTKINVSGQWEGECNGKHGHFPFTHVRLLDQQNPEEDFS